GAGAAGGCAGCCATTTGTCTTTCCAAATCCTTATGCGTTAACCATTACCCACCTGCCATCTTACCCCCTTTTGCACCACTTCTTGCGCTGCCATCAAGCTTCTCCAAGCAAAGGAAGGATTGCACCCCATACCTGCATGAACGAAGTCATAATTTGGAAAGTATCTCACTTTGAAGACCCGTACAGTAGAGATTCTCGACTTGATTGCAACCTTCATCCTTGTTTGACCAACAATGCCAAGTTGAACTGTTTAAGTTGTATGAATCCCATACCACCACAAGCCTTTGGCACGCACAGTTTTTCCCAACTGATCCAAGCCGTCTTACACTCCTCTTTGCGTTTCCCCCACCAAAAGTTTTTGATTAGACTGGTCATCTCATCACAAAGGGAATCAAGGACCTTGAAGCAACTCATGGCATATGTAGATATAGCTTGTGTTGTTGCCTTAATCAACACTTCCTTCCTAGCTTTTGAGAGTAACTTTTCTTTCCATCCTGCCAACTTTCTTGACAACTTATCCTTTATTTCTCTGAAggacttctttttattttgccCTATTAAGGAGGGAAGGCCCAAGTACTTTTCGTGTTGTTTTATCTCTTGAGCCCCAAACCTAGACTTGATTTCATTTTTAGTACTTTTTGAAGTATTTGGGCTAAAGAACAATGAGGTCTTGGATTGGTTCAATTGTTGGCCCGATGAGTTCTCATACACATTCAGAATCTGTT
The Quercus lobata isolate SW786 unplaced genomic scaffold, ValleyOak3.0 Primary Assembly Scq3eQI_272, whole genome shotgun sequence DNA segment above includes these coding regions:
- the LOC115973706 gene encoding uncharacterized protein LOC115973706, encoding MDLGRMKGISICREGPSVSHLFFADDSIIFYKAIIEECDALQQILNVYENSSGQQLNQSKTSLFFSPNTSKSTKNEIKSRFGAQEIKQHEKYLGLPSLIGQNKKKSFREIKDKLSRKLAGWKEKLLSKARKEVLIKATTQAISTYAMSCFKVLDSLCDEMTSLIKNFWWGKRKEECKTAWISWEKLCVPKACGGMGFIQLKQFNLALYGVQSFLCLEKLDGSARSGAKGGKMAEEGTWKTELIQHLFLPHEVDIIQGISLSSKLLDDRLVWASTANGMFTMRSAYKIAMEMHLGAALGTVFDDSNSRKF